The [Pantoea] beijingensis genomic sequence ACGATGGTCCTGCAGGATTATGCGTCGGGCAGTCGGGTGCTGATTGACGACGCGCTGCGTACTCAAAAGGTTGGGGTGGATATTGTGCAGGAAATTGGTCATCCAGCCACGCTCTTTCCGATGGTGGAAGCGGGTATTGGCATCAGCATTTTACCTGCGTTGGCATTGCCTTTACCTGAAGGGCGACCTTTGATGGTGAGGCGTATCCTGCCGGAAATTAATCGTACTTTGATGCTAATCAGACGGAAAAATCGTTCTCTTTCGCCAGCCGCTGAGGCTATCTGGCAGGAAGTGCAACAGCAAGGGATGTTGCTGACTCAGCAAAGGGAGAGTCAGCCGGAGTTTTAGGGCCGGGGCGACTGCGTGCCCCTTGTTGTTCACCTGCGAAAGTAGAATAAGCCGCCATTCTGCTGGCGAGCGAATATACCCGTCATACTTCAGGCTGCCTCTGCGTTGGCTTGCCTCGCTTATCCCGGTCACTTACTTCAGTAAGCTCCCGAGAATCTGCTGCGTCGCCGTCTTGATGCAACCCGAATTATTTAGGGTATAAATGCACTTAACCTGAGGCAGCCAGGCCGCTGCATCCACCACAGCTACGACACCTGACGCAAGAAACGAAAAAAGCACCCAGTGGGTGCTTTTTCTGAATTTAGTGGGTCGTGCAGGATGACCTTCGCCTCATTCTGAGGCTCGCCCTTCGGGTGATGCTAAAGCATCAGGCAAAATCGCTGCGCAATTTTGTCGACCTGCTGCAGGTTCGAACCCTGCACGGTTTACTTTTGTGTCTGAAACGAAAAAAGCACCCAGTGGGTGCTTTTTCTGAATTTGGTGGGTCGTGCAGGATTCGAACCTGCGACCAATTGATTAAAAGTCAACTGCTCTACCAACTGAGCTAACGACCCGGAATGGTGGGTGATGACGGGCTCGAACCGCCGACCCCCTCCGTGTAAAGGAGATGCTCTACCAACTGAGCTAATCACCCATCCCGGTACAACAAAACACGCTAAGAAATGGTGGGCGATGACGGGCTCGAACCGCCGACCCCCTCCGTGTAAAGGAGATGCTCTACCAACTGAGCTAATCGCCCATTTCTCAAACTGCATGTTTACACTGCGAAGCCATCATAAATATGGTGGGTGATGACGGGCTCGAACCGCCGACCCCCTCCGTGTAAAGGAGATGCTCTACCAACTGAGCTAATCACCCCCGCTGTGTGGAGTCGCATTATAGGGATCCTTCGAAGTGAGTCAACGCTTTTTAAAACGAAAATGATCGTTCGTCTTAAATTTAGTCAGGATGTTGTCGTTTTAGGCAAAACCTCTGTTTTATTACGCGATATTCAGGTAAATCCTGCTGACGTCCAGGGTAATGGCGTTGAGGAATCGGCATCAGATGATAGAATAAGCGCACTTTTCGTGTCTGCTGGCATTTGCCAGAGCATCTGCGTAATAAGGCCTTGTTTAATGAAAATCAAAACCCGCTTCGCTCCAAGTCCAACCGGCTACCTGCATGTTGGCGGTGCTCGCACCGCGCTCTATTCATGGCTATTTGCCCGCAATCATGGTGGTGAATTTGTCCTGCGTATTGAAGATACCGATTTGGAGCGTTCCACTCAGCAAGCGATTGACGCCATTATGGATGGTATGAACTGGCTGAGCCTGGACTGGGATGAAGGCCCCTATTATCAGACCAAACGTTTTGATCGCTATAACGCCGTTATCGACGAGATGTTAGAGGCAGGAAGCGCATATAAGTGCTACTGCTCTAAGGAGCGTCTGGAAAAACTCCGTGAAACCCAGATGGAAAACGGTGAAAAGCCGCGCTATGACGGCCACTGCCGCGATAGTCATGCACACCATGCTGCTGATGAACCATTTGTGGTGCGTTTTCGGAACCCGCAGGAAGGCTCTGTCATTTTTGACGACCAGATCCGTGGGCCGATCGAATTCAGCAATCAGGAGCTGGATGATTTGATCATTCGCCGTACCGATGGTTCACCAACCTATAACTTCTGTGTGGTAATTGACGACTGGGATATGCAAATTACCCATGTCATCCGCGGTGAGGATCACATTAACAATACGCCGCGCCAAATTAATATCCTTAAAGCGATTGGCGCTGACGTGCCGGTATATGCGCACGTTTCCATGATTTTAGGGGACGATGGGAAGAAACTGTCTAAACGGCATGGCGCGGTTGGCGTTATGCAGTATCGTGATGATGGTTATTTGCCGGAGGCGTTACTCAACTATTTGGTGCGTCTGGGCTGGTCGCATGGCGATCAGGAAGTCTTCAGTATTGACGAGATGAAAAAGCTGTTCGATCTGGATGCGGTCAGCAAATCAGCTAGCGCATTCAATACTGAGAAGCTGCAATGGCTTAATCACCATTACATTAATTCACTGGCGCCTGAATATGTTGCAACGCATCTGCAGTGGCATATTGAGCAGGAAAAAATTGATACGCGTACCGGGCCAGAGCTGGCGCAGCTGGTAAAATTGCTGGGTGAACGTTGTAAAACTCTGAAAGAAATGGCTGCGTCATGTCGCTATTTTTACGAAGATTTTGACGAATTTGATGCCGATGCAGCGAAGAAACACCTGCGTCCGGTTGCGCGTCAGCCACTGGAAGTGGTGCGTGATAAATTAGCTGCAATTGGTGACTGGACCGCAGAAAACGTCCACACGGCAATTCAGTCTGCGGCTGATGAATTGGAGGTGGGGATGGGGAAAGTAGGAATG encodes the following:
- the gltX gene encoding glutamate--tRNA ligase; protein product: MKIKTRFAPSPTGYLHVGGARTALYSWLFARNHGGEFVLRIEDTDLERSTQQAIDAIMDGMNWLSLDWDEGPYYQTKRFDRYNAVIDEMLEAGSAYKCYCSKERLEKLRETQMENGEKPRYDGHCRDSHAHHAADEPFVVRFRNPQEGSVIFDDQIRGPIEFSNQELDDLIIRRTDGSPTYNFCVVIDDWDMQITHVIRGEDHINNTPRQINILKAIGADVPVYAHVSMILGDDGKKLSKRHGAVGVMQYRDDGYLPEALLNYLVRLGWSHGDQEVFSIDEMKKLFDLDAVSKSASAFNTEKLQWLNHHYINSLAPEYVATHLQWHIEQEKIDTRTGPELAQLVKLLGERCKTLKEMAASCRYFYEDFDEFDADAAKKHLRPVARQPLEVVRDKLAAIGDWTAENVHTAIQSAADELEVGMGKVGMPLRVAVTGAGQSPGLDVTVQAIGQARSVARIEKALSFIAEREAQV